A stretch of Paracoccus seriniphilus DNA encodes these proteins:
- a CDS encoding MBL fold metallo-hydrolase, whose translation MSKPFASSADTAEKTDTLEILGDGIYALTAEGDPNVGAVEGEDFVVAIESRATPTASREWLKILREQTDKPVRYLVLTHYHAVRVLGASAFDAQDIVMSQASRDLVEERGEQDWKSEFGRMPRLAKNAEEVPGLTWPTITFKDRYDIELGGDRGKLELRFLGRGHTRGDITVWHDKSRTLYAGDLVESKAALYTGDAYHFDWASGTLDNVKAYRAENLIGGRGPVSRGVAETNAAVEQTRKFLNGMIENVGRVHKANGTLKQAFEATRDALAPEFGAWPIFEHCLPFDVQRLWDEFDGIEHPRIWTAERDREVWAKLQD comes from the coding sequence ATGAGCAAACCCTTCGCATCTTCGGCCGATACGGCTGAAAAAACCGATACACTCGAGATACTTGGCGATGGCATCTATGCGCTGACCGCCGAGGGCGACCCAAATGTCGGCGCCGTCGAGGGTGAGGATTTCGTCGTCGCCATCGAATCGCGGGCCACGCCTACGGCCTCGCGCGAATGGCTGAAGATCCTGCGCGAGCAGACCGACAAGCCGGTCCGCTATCTGGTTCTGACCCATTATCACGCCGTCCGCGTACTGGGGGCCAGCGCCTTTGACGCGCAGGACATTGTCATGTCGCAAGCCAGCCGTGATCTGGTCGAAGAGCGCGGCGAACAGGACTGGAAAAGCGAATTCGGGCGGATGCCGCGACTGGCAAAGAATGCCGAGGAAGTCCCCGGCCTGACCTGGCCGACGATCACCTTCAAGGACCGCTATGACATTGAACTGGGCGGGGATCGCGGCAAGCTGGAACTGCGCTTTCTGGGGCGCGGACATACGCGCGGCGACATCACCGTATGGCACGACAAGTCGCGCACCCTCTATGCGGGTGATCTGGTCGAATCCAAGGCCGCGCTCTACACGGGCGATGCCTATCACTTCGACTGGGCCAGCGGCACGCTGGACAATGTGAAGGCGTATCGCGCCGAAAACCTGATTGGCGGGCGCGGACCGGTCTCGCGCGGGGTGGCCGAAACGAATGCCGCCGTCGAACAGACGCGCAAGTTCCTGAACGGGATGATCGAAAACGTCGGGCGCGTTCACAAGGCCAATGGCACGCTGAAGCAGGCCTTCGAGGCCACCCGCGACGCGCTGGCCCCGGAATTCGGTGCCTGGCCGATCTTTGAACATTGCCTGCCTTTCGACGTGCAGCGGCTGTGGGACGAATTCGATGGAATCGAACATCCCCGCATCTGGACCGCCGAGCGCGACCGCGAGGTCTGGGCCAAACTGCAGGACTGA
- a CDS encoding helix-turn-helix domain-containing protein, translating to MTFAGLIDPDRAAALLDIRNPQLFAERLLQLAHSAAGVEELFAYRVGEGAPETLASSSDLGDAEERIRAYSRRFHRSDPAVAARLQASPETGFSCRVSASDIELGAYRRLCFDQPRFAEKICFGWRGDDHSLIVTFYQRKAGRDPDMAQLGALAQIAITGLTRLAAPARKEASPVDEIQGRLSEAYPVLTLRETQVCARTLAGRTARQIAQELGLGQGTVLTYRQRAYQKLGVSKANDLLATVMN from the coding sequence ATGACATTTGCCGGATTGATCGACCCTGACCGTGCGGCGGCGCTGTTGGATATCCGCAATCCGCAGCTTTTCGCCGAACGCCTGTTGCAACTGGCCCATAGTGCCGCGGGCGTCGAAGAGCTGTTTGCCTATCGCGTTGGCGAGGGCGCGCCGGAAACGCTGGCCTCTTCCAGTGACCTGGGGGATGCCGAGGAACGGATACGTGCCTATTCGCGGCGTTTTCACCGCAGCGATCCGGCGGTGGCGGCCCGCCTGCAGGCCTCGCCCGAGACGGGTTTCTCCTGTCGGGTGTCGGCCTCGGATATCGAGTTGGGGGCCTATCGACGGCTGTGCTTCGACCAGCCGCGTTTTGCCGAAAAGATCTGCTTTGGCTGGCGGGGCGACGATCACAGCCTGATCGTGACGTTCTATCAACGCAAGGCAGGCCGCGATCCGGATATGGCGCAACTGGGAGCATTGGCCCAGATCGCCATCACCGGCCTGACGCGTCTGGCGGCACCGGCAAGGAAAGAGGCCTCGCCCGTCGATGAAATCCAGGGGCGTCTGAGTGAGGCCTATCCGGTCCTGACTCTGCGGGAAACTCAGGTCTGCGCGCGGACACTGGCTGGACGTACCGCCCGGCAGATCGCACAGGAACTGGGGCTGGGACAGGGCACCGTGCTGACCTACCGTCAGCGGGCCTATCAGAAACTGGGCGTTTCAAAGGCGAATGATCTGTTGGCAACGGTGATGAATTGA
- a CDS encoding MarR family winged helix-turn-helix transcriptional regulator, producing the protein MRIETFFPYRLAVVAEAFSRQLVAVYGREHGLSREEWRLLFLLEDAGALDSLQLSQRTSLDKVQVSRAATRLESKGLITREILGSDRRLRNYAITEKGRLEFQRAFGGVESRANEILQAMPARDRAALERGIAALDRAIDKVTAPEEGRGTSFPRPGSSETDR; encoded by the coding sequence ATGCGAATAGAAACTTTCTTTCCCTATCGCCTCGCGGTGGTGGCCGAAGCATTCTCGCGCCAGCTGGTTGCGGTTTACGGGCGCGAACATGGGTTGTCGCGGGAAGAATGGCGTCTGCTGTTCCTGCTGGAGGATGCCGGTGCGCTGGATTCATTGCAATTGTCGCAACGGACCTCGCTGGACAAGGTTCAGGTCAGCCGGGCGGCCACGCGGCTGGAATCCAAGGGCCTGATCACGCGCGAGATCCTTGGTTCGGACCGGCGGTTGCGCAACTATGCCATTACCGAGAAGGGGCGGCTGGAGTTCCAGCGGGCCTTTGGCGGTGTCGAGTCGCGGGCCAACGAAATCCTGCAGGCCATGCCGGCACGCGACCGTGCGGCGCTGGAGCGCGGGATCGCGGCATTGGATCGCGCGATCGACAAGGTGACTGCCCCGGAAGAGGGGCGGGGCACCAGCTTTCCACGCCCCGGAAGCAGCGAAACGGATCGCTGA
- a CDS encoding MarR family winged helix-turn-helix transcriptional regulator gives MTFQLDQFLPYRLSVAAAQVSRRFAAFYEVEAGLSVPEWRVLSHLNHSGAVSVRDINQRVNLDKPAVSRAATRLQEAGLLRKSGHGSDRRLIVLELTDEGRALMVRLGEAAARFQAELLAELGEDAEAFNRALNRLSPPTI, from the coding sequence ATGACATTTCAACTGGATCAGTTCCTGCCCTACCGGCTGTCGGTGGCCGCCGCACAGGTCAGCCGTCGATTCGCCGCTTTCTACGAGGTCGAGGCTGGCCTGTCGGTTCCCGAATGGCGGGTTCTGTCTCATCTGAACCATTCGGGTGCTGTCAGCGTGCGCGACATCAACCAGCGCGTCAATCTGGACAAACCCGCCGTCAGCCGCGCGGCCACCCGCCTGCAAGAGGCCGGGCTGCTGCGCAAATCCGGCCATGGCTCAGACCGGCGATTGATCGTTCTGGAGTTGACCGATGAAGGGCGCGCGCTGATGGTTCGGCTGGGAGAGGCGGCGGCGCGCTTTCAGGCCGAGTTGCTTGCCGAACTGGGCGAGGATGCCGAGGCCTTCAACCGTGCGCTGAACCGGCTGTCTCCGCCGACGATCTGA
- the hmgA gene encoding homogentisate 1,2-dioxygenase — translation MTSQPAISGMTRASDTGGTLPGYMPGFGNDFETEALPGALPQGQNSPQKCNYGLYAEQLSGTAFTAPRGQNERTWCYRIRPSVRHTGAFTRLDVPYWKTAPNVLPDVTSLGQYRWDPVPLPDAGADLTWITGMRTITTAGDVNTQVGMASHIYLVTRSMQDEYFFSADSELLVVPQEGRLRFCTELGIIDLEPKEIAILPRGLVYRVEVLEGPARGFVCENYGQKFDLPSRGPIGANCLANPRDFKCPVAAFEDREAPSRVVIKWCGQFHETHIDHSPLDVVAWHGNYCAYKYDLRTYSPVGAILFDHPDPSIFTVLTAPSGQEGTANIDFVLFRERWMVAEHSFRPPWYHKNIMSELMGNIYGTYDAKPQGFAPGGMSLHNCMLPHGPDRDAFEGASNADLGPEKLDNTMSFMFETRFPQHLTEFAAKEAPMQQEYIEVWQQLEKKFDGTPGEK, via the coding sequence ATGACTTCTCAACCCGCGATCTCCGGTATGACCCGAGCCAGCGATACCGGCGGCACCTTGCCCGGTTACATGCCTGGTTTTGGCAATGATTTCGAAACCGAAGCCTTGCCCGGTGCGTTGCCTCAGGGTCAGAACAGCCCTCAGAAATGCAACTATGGTCTCTATGCCGAGCAATTGTCTGGCACGGCATTTACCGCGCCACGCGGTCAGAATGAACGGACTTGGTGTTATCGCATCCGGCCCTCGGTCCGCCATACCGGGGCGTTCACGCGCCTTGATGTGCCCTATTGGAAGACCGCGCCCAATGTGCTGCCCGATGTCACCAGCCTTGGACAATACCGTTGGGATCCCGTGCCGCTGCCCGACGCCGGTGCCGATCTGACATGGATCACCGGCATGCGCACCATCACCACGGCGGGTGACGTGAACACGCAGGTGGGCATGGCCAGCCATATCTATCTGGTCACGCGCTCCATGCAGGACGAGTATTTCTTCTCGGCCGACAGCGAATTGCTGGTTGTCCCTCAAGAGGGACGACTGCGTTTCTGCACCGAATTGGGAATCATTGATCTTGAGCCGAAGGAAATCGCGATTCTGCCCCGTGGGCTGGTCTATCGGGTCGAGGTTCTGGAAGGTCCGGCGCGCGGCTTTGTCTGCGAAAACTATGGTCAGAAATTCGACCTGCCCAGCCGCGGACCGATCGGCGCGAATTGTCTGGCCAATCCGCGCGACTTCAAATGCCCCGTCGCGGCCTTCGAAGATCGCGAGGCTCCCAGCCGCGTCGTGATCAAATGGTGCGGCCAGTTCCACGAGACCCACATCGACCATTCGCCGCTGGATGTGGTCGCATGGCATGGCAATTACTGCGCCTACAAATACGACCTGCGGACCTATTCTCCGGTGGGGGCGATCCTCTTCGACCATCCGGATCCGTCGATCTTTACCGTTCTGACCGCGCCTTCGGGGCAGGAAGGCACGGCCAATATCGACTTCGTCCTGTTCCGCGAACGCTGGATGGTGGCGGAACATTCCTTCCGTCCGCCCTGGTATCACAAGAACATCATGTCCGAGCTGATGGGCAATATCTATGGCACCTATGACGCCAAGCCGCAGGGTTTCGCGCCCGGCGGGATGAGCCTGCACAACTGCATGTTGCCCCATGGTCCGGACCGGGATGCCTTCGAGGGTGCCTCGAACGCGGATCTGGGGCCGGAAAAGCTGGATAACACGATGAGCTTCATGTTCGAGACCAGGTTCCCCCAGCATCTGACCGAATTTGCCGCCAAAGAGGCCCCGATGCAGCAGGAATATATCGAGGTCTGGCAACAGCTTGAGAAGAAATTCGACGGCACGCCCGGTGAGAAATAG
- the fahA gene encoding fumarylacetoacetase: protein MTTTDPKLRSWVETANSPDCDFPIQNLPFGVFSVAGDTPRCGVAIGDRIVDLAACEAGGFLQAGGTFSRPHLNDFIALGRATWDDIRQRLTALLAEDGERNLPLVAMGDATMHLPVTVTEFTDFYASKNHAFNVGVLFRGPENALPAQWTHMPIGYNGRASSVVVSGTDIHRPMGQVKGERGPVWSPCRRLDLELELGAIVGANSAMGDRVSVAEAEQMIFGYVLLNDWSARDLQAWEYQPLGPFQAKAFGTTISPWIVTQAALEPFRCEGAARVNELLPYLQEERPGFYDMQVGWSMNGQKMAQTNYNVMYYSSAQQLAHHTESGCPMRVGDLLGSGTISGPELNQTGALLEMTQGGKNPVTVNGVPRSFIEDGDEIALFGYAEGEGYRIGFGPCTGKILPAKA from the coding sequence GTGACGACGACCGATCCAAAATTGCGCAGCTGGGTAGAGACTGCGAATTCGCCGGATTGCGATTTTCCAATACAGAACTTGCCTTTCGGCGTTTTTTCGGTGGCGGGCGACACGCCACGCTGCGGGGTCGCCATCGGCGACAGGATTGTCGATCTGGCGGCCTGCGAGGCGGGCGGTTTTCTGCAGGCGGGCGGCACCTTTTCGCGTCCGCATCTGAATGATTTCATCGCATTGGGCCGCGCGACATGGGATGATATCCGGCAACGTCTGACGGCGTTGCTGGCCGAAGATGGCGAGCGGAACCTGCCGCTGGTCGCCATGGGTGATGCGACCATGCATCTGCCGGTGACCGTGACCGAGTTCACGGATTTCTATGCCTCGAAGAACCACGCCTTCAATGTCGGGGTTCTGTTCCGTGGCCCCGAAAACGCCCTGCCGGCGCAATGGACCCATATGCCTATCGGCTATAACGGGCGGGCGTCCTCGGTCGTCGTCTCGGGGACCGATATTCACCGGCCGATGGGGCAGGTGAAGGGCGAAAGGGGGCCCGTGTGGTCACCATGCCGCCGTCTTGATCTGGAACTGGAACTGGGTGCCATCGTCGGCGCGAACAGCGCCATGGGCGATCGGGTCAGCGTGGCAGAGGCCGAGCAGATGATCTTTGGTTATGTCCTGCTGAACGACTGGTCGGCGCGTGATCTGCAGGCCTGGGAATATCAGCCTCTTGGGCCGTTTCAGGCCAAGGCCTTTGGCACCACGATCAGCCCCTGGATCGTGACCCAGGCCGCGCTGGAGCCATTCCGCTGCGAGGGCGCGGCGCGTGTCAATGAACTGCTGCCCTATCTGCAGGAAGAACGGCCGGGCTTTTATGACATGCAGGTCGGCTGGTCCATGAATGGTCAGAAGATGGCGCAGACGAATTACAACGTGATGTATTATTCCAGCGCCCAGCAACTGGCCCATCACACCGAATCCGGCTGTCCGATGCGGGTCGGAGATCTGTTGGGCTCAGGCACGATCTCGGGGCCGGAATTGAATCAGACCGGTGCCTTGCTGGAGATGACCCAGGGCGGCAAGAACCCCGTCACGGTCAATGGTGTCCCGCGCAGCTTCATCGAGGACGGGGATGAGATCGCTCTGTTCGGCTATGCCGAAGGCGAGGGATATCGCATCGGTTTCGGACCGTGCACGGGCAAGATCCTGCCCGCGAAGGCCTGA
- the maiA gene encoding maleylacetoacetate isomerase, which translates to MAERAEQLAQDQQIVLYDYWRSSASYRVRIALGLKGLSFRSISVDLVAGSHHDGAHLARNPQGLVPAIEIDGLMLTQSLAILEYLEESRPGHPLLPADPAQRAHVRALSLAIACEIHPLSNLGVLKKVEGLAGAQARATWNRDNIRRGLEAVEAMLERSEFSGRFCLGERPGMADCTLIPQLYNATRWGVNFDDLGRICAVAQSCDDVPAFVAARPENFDPSREARELQGETK; encoded by the coding sequence ATGGCAGAGCGGGCCGAACAGCTGGCGCAGGACCAGCAGATTGTCTTGTATGACTACTGGCGCTCTTCCGCATCCTATCGGGTGCGGATTGCCTTGGGCCTGAAGGGGCTGAGCTTTCGCAGCATCTCTGTCGATCTGGTGGCAGGCAGCCATCACGACGGGGCGCATCTGGCGCGCAATCCGCAAGGGCTGGTTCCGGCGATTGAAATCGACGGGCTGATGCTGACGCAGTCGCTGGCGATTCTGGAATATCTGGAGGAAAGCCGCCCCGGGCATCCGCTCCTGCCGGCCGACCCCGCGCAGCGTGCCCATGTGCGGGCGCTGTCCTTGGCCATTGCCTGCGAGATTCACCCACTGTCCAACCTTGGCGTGCTGAAAAAGGTTGAAGGATTGGCCGGAGCCCAGGCTCGCGCGACATGGAACCGCGACAATATCCGTCGCGGTCTGGAAGCGGTCGAGGCCATGTTGGAGAGGTCGGAATTTTCCGGGCGCTTCTGTCTGGGTGAGCGGCCCGGCATGGCCGATTGCACGCTGATTCCCCAGCTTTACAATGCGACGCGCTGGGGGGTGAATTTCGACGATCTTGGCCGGATCTGCGCGGTGGCGCAGTCCTGTGACGACGTGCCGGCCTTTGTTGCGGCGCGACCGGAAAATTTTGATCCCTCGCGGGAGGCGAGGGAGCTACAGGGAGAGACGAAATGA
- a CDS encoding TRAP transporter substrate-binding protein: MKPLKLALAGLLLSSTPLMAEELILSSWLPPKHPIVVNAIEPWAEEVEKVTDGRVTVRIMGKPLGSPPAHFDMARDGIADVTYGLHSFTEDDRFTRARLGQFSFLGDDAIANSRAYWKIYGQDLDAAEEHKGTHLLGLFMHGPGLLHNNVRKIEKPEDLAGLKIRVPGGYVGDLVSSLGAAPLFMSSTEVYEKLSRGVIDGVAFTYEAMTAFNLTDYIKYSMTVPGGIYNTTWFFVINEDKWESLSEEDRAAIDAISGEAFAELVGQAWNDADTAALAEVGDKVDFYEASPEVVSALRDSGASLEQDWAGSLGEGHDGLAALAKFREMTGVKVE, encoded by the coding sequence ATGAAACCGCTGAAGCTTGCACTTGCCGGACTGCTGCTGTCTTCGACGCCATTGATGGCGGAAGAGTTGATCCTGTCATCCTGGCTGCCGCCGAAACATCCGATCGTCGTCAATGCCATCGAACCCTGGGCCGAAGAGGTCGAGAAAGTCACCGATGGCCGCGTGACCGTGCGGATCATGGGCAAGCCGCTTGGCAGCCCGCCGGCGCATTTCGACATGGCGCGCGACGGCATTGCCGATGTCACCTATGGGTTGCATTCCTTTACCGAGGATGATCGCTTTACCCGTGCCCGCCTGGGCCAGTTCAGCTTCCTTGGGGATGACGCAATTGCCAATTCCAGGGCCTATTGGAAGATCTATGGTCAGGATCTGGATGCGGCCGAAGAGCATAAGGGCACGCATCTTCTGGGGTTGTTCATGCATGGGCCGGGATTGCTGCACAACAATGTCCGCAAGATCGAAAAGCCCGAGGACCTGGCCGGTCTGAAGATCCGCGTTCCGGGCGGATATGTCGGCGATCTGGTGTCCTCGCTGGGGGCGGCGCCGCTGTTCATGTCCTCGACCGAGGTTTATGAGAAGCTGTCCCGTGGCGTGATTGACGGCGTGGCCTTCACCTATGAGGCCATGACCGCCTTCAACCTGACCGATTACATCAAATATTCGATGACCGTGCCGGGCGGGATCTATAACACCACTTGGTTCTTCGTGATCAACGAGGACAAATGGGAAAGCCTGTCCGAGGAAGACCGCGCTGCCATTGACGCGATTTCCGGCGAGGCCTTCGCGGAACTGGTCGGGCAGGCATGGAATGATGCCGATACTGCCGCGCTTGCGGAAGTGGGTGACAAGGTCGATTTCTACGAAGCCAGCCCCGAGGTCGTTTCGGCGTTGCGTGACTCGGGAGCTTCTCTTGAACAGGACTGGGCTGGCAGTCTGGGCGAGGGCCATGATGGATTGGCGGCGCTGGCCAAGTTCCGCGAGATGACGGGTGTGAAGGTGGAATGA
- a CDS encoding TRAP transporter small permease: protein MSGPDLMAGGSAPDGDPGRRHRHSIWYRVLAGVSALMIAMLVGVTCYDVIGRYVFNHPFGGAYELTQMLLAALVFVALPLTSADGAHVEVDLALHLFPRRVQRLLGRLAGFASAVVLFYFSYRLVLIGLDQWHDGTRSASLALPMAPLAFLAAASCVLSAVAMILRREAA, encoded by the coding sequence ATGAGCGGTCCTGACCTGATGGCCGGTGGCAGCGCTCCGGATGGTGATCCGGGGCGGCGCCACCGGCACAGCATATGGTATCGCGTTCTGGCGGGGGTTTCGGCCCTGATGATCGCGATGCTGGTCGGCGTGACCTGCTATGATGTCATCGGCCGCTATGTCTTCAACCATCCTTTCGGCGGCGCCTATGAGCTGACGCAGATGTTGCTGGCCGCGCTGGTCTTTGTGGCCCTGCCGTTGACCAGTGCCGATGGCGCCCATGTCGAGGTCGATCTGGCGCTGCATCTGTTTCCGCGCCGGGTCCAACGCCTTCTGGGGCGGTTGGCCGGTTTCGCGTCGGCGGTGGTGTTGTTCTATTTCTCATATCGTCTGGTGCTGATCGGGCTGGATCAATGGCATGACGGCACGCGCAGCGCGTCGCTGGCCCTGCCCATGGCACCGCTGGCATTTCTGGCCGCGGCAAGCTGCGTCCTGTCGGCTGTTGCGATGATTTTGCGCCGGGAGGCCGCATGA
- a CDS encoding TRAP transporter large permease, producing the protein MTISLIALAILLLLVFARVPIAFAMAIVGGIGFGLLRGWGPAGAMVGNAVFETGLNYSLSVVPLFIFMGNVLAGSGIAQGLFSAADRVFGRMRGGLAMATVMSCGGFSAVCGSSLATAATMSKVTMPSMRRFGYSDSLATGAIAAGGTLGILIPPSVVLIIFGLLTEADIGKLFLAGIIPGILGIIGYLLAVMVAVRLKPDLAPEVKEVQPMTRRDAVSVAAVLGLFVFIMAGIYGGFFTPIEAAGMGAAMALLIAMATGGLTRGALWNALVDSATASAMIFAIIIGAEIFSNFVTFAGLPDSLSDIVGALGLSPWTVLLVIVLIYMVLGCFLESLSMILLTVPVFYPLVANLDFGLAVLQDPDAVLIWFAIIVVVVTEISLITPPIGMNVFVLRSVLPDIALGTIFRGVFVFWVADIIRLALIIALPVLSLYLTR; encoded by the coding sequence ATGACTATTTCCCTGATCGCGCTGGCCATCCTGTTGCTGCTGGTCTTCGCGCGCGTTCCCATCGCCTTTGCGATGGCCATCGTCGGAGGCATCGGCTTTGGCCTGTTGCGCGGCTGGGGTCCGGCCGGGGCCATGGTCGGGAATGCGGTGTTCGAAACCGGGCTGAACTATTCCCTGTCGGTCGTGCCGCTGTTCATATTCATGGGCAATGTGCTGGCCGGTTCGGGCATTGCGCAGGGGCTGTTTTCTGCCGCCGACCGTGTTTTTGGCCGGATGCGGGGCGGGCTGGCCATGGCGACGGTGATGTCCTGCGGCGGATTTTCGGCTGTCTGCGGATCTTCCCTGGCGACGGCGGCCACGATGTCCAAGGTGACGATGCCCTCGATGCGTCGTTTCGGCTATTCCGACAGTCTGGCGACGGGGGCGATAGCTGCGGGGGGCACGCTTGGCATTCTGATCCCGCCTTCGGTCGTGCTGATCATCTTTGGCCTGCTGACCGAGGCCGATATCGGCAAGCTGTTCCTTGCGGGCATCATTCCCGGCATCCTGGGCATCATCGGCTATCTGCTGGCGGTGATGGTGGCGGTCCGCCTGAAGCCCGACCTGGCGCCCGAGGTCAAGGAAGTTCAGCCGATGACACGGCGCGACGCGGTCAGCGTGGCGGCGGTTCTGGGGTTGTTCGTCTTCATCATGGCGGGAATCTATGGCGGTTTCTTCACGCCGATCGAGGCCGCAGGCATGGGCGCGGCCATGGCGCTGTTGATCGCCATGGCGACGGGCGGCTTGACACGCGGCGCGTTGTGGAACGCCCTTGTTGACAGTGCCACGGCCTCGGCGATGATCTTTGCCATCATCATCGGAGCCGAGATCTTCAGCAATTTCGTGACATTCGCCGGTCTGCCCGACAGCCTGAGTGATATTGTCGGCGCTCTTGGATTGTCGCCCTGGACGGTGCTGTTGGTGATCGTGCTGATCTATATGGTGCTGGGATGTTTTCTGGAAAGCCTGTCGATGATCCTGCTGACGGTGCCGGTCTTCTATCCGCTGGTCGCGAATCTGGATTTCGGGCTGGCGGTGCTGCAGGATCCCGACGCCGTGCTGATCTGGTTCGCGATCATCGTGGTGGTGGTCACCGAAATCAGCCTGATCACCCCGCCCATCGGCATGAATGTCTTTGTGCTGCGCTCGGTCCTGCCGGATATCGCGCTGGGAACCATCTTTCGGGGAGTCTTCGTCTTCTGGGTGGCCGATATCATCCGCCTTGCGCTGATCATCGCATTGCCGGTGCTGTCGCTCTATCTGACCCGCTGA
- a CDS encoding winged helix-turn-helix domain-containing protein has product MTPLRIDNETARHLWLDSQGLGAPPTGPLDVAGMIRRLGFVQLDSIQIVSRAHHHILWSRNQKYREPMLDRVMSRDRAVFEHFTHDASVIPMEFLPIWQRQFRRKREYLDKASWFRGLPDAAERAAIRDRIEAEGPLSTHDFDSKVTDRTHMWARPPHKLALDYMWYAGELATCHRVNFTKFYDLAERVFPRHLREEEIPESEQVSRLCHEALDRLGFASVTELQKFWDAATRAEVQAWAARAEGLRRVEVQTARGDWIDALASADIDDRIAGLTGSGSRVRVLNPFDPAIRDRARLQRLFGFDYRVEMFVPAAKRIWGYYVFPLLEGSRFTGRIEIKADRKKGRLDVLNFWPEPGLRWTPARLGRLEAELSRLTRLAGVVDVHWSAEARCAAGA; this is encoded by the coding sequence ATGACCCCTTTGCGGATCGACAATGAGACGGCTCGGCACCTGTGGCTGGACAGTCAGGGGCTGGGTGCCCCGCCCACCGGACCGCTGGATGTCGCCGGGATGATCAGACGGCTGGGCTTTGTTCAGCTTGATTCAATCCAGATCGTCTCGCGCGCGCATCATCATATCCTCTGGAGCCGCAATCAGAAATATCGCGAGCCGATGCTGGACCGGGTGATGTCGCGCGACCGTGCGGTGTTCGAACATTTCACCCATGATGCCTCGGTGATCCCGATGGAATTCCTGCCGATCTGGCAGCGACAGTTCCGGCGCAAGCGCGAGTATCTGGACAAGGCCAGCTGGTTCAGGGGCTTGCCCGACGCGGCTGAACGTGCGGCGATCCGCGACCGGATTGAGGCCGAAGGGCCGCTGTCGACGCATGATTTCGACAGCAAGGTGACCGACCGGACGCATATGTGGGCGCGTCCACCCCATAAACTGGCGCTGGATTACATGTGGTATGCGGGCGAATTGGCAACATGCCACCGCGTGAATTTTACCAAGTTCTATGATTTGGCCGAACGTGTCTTTCCCCGGCATTTGCGGGAGGAAGAGATACCGGAAAGTGAACAGGTTTCCCGCCTGTGCCATGAAGCGCTGGACCGGCTTGGCTTTGCCAGCGTGACCGAGCTGCAAAAGTTCTGGGACGCGGCCACCCGCGCCGAGGTGCAGGCCTGGGCCGCCAGAGCCGAAGGGCTGCGCCGCGTCGAGGTCCAGACGGCGCGGGGCGACTGGATCGATGCTTTGGCCTCTGCCGATATTGATGACCGCATCGCGGGGCTGACGGGTTCGGGGTCGCGGGTGCGGGTGCTGAACCCCTTTGATCCGGCCATCCGCGATCGGGCGCGTCTGCAGCGGCTGTTCGGCTTTGACTATCGCGTCGAGATGTTCGTTCCCGCCGCCAAACGCATCTGGGGCTATTACGTCTTTCCCCTGCTGGAAGGCAGCCGGTTCACCGGACGTATCGAGATCAAGGCCGACCGCAAGAAGGGGCGGCTTGACGTGTTGAACTTCTGGCCCGAACCGGGCCTGCGCTGGACCCCGGCGCGACTGGGCCGGCTGGAGGCCGAACTGTCGCGCCTGACGCGACTGGCAGGGGTGGTCGATGTGCATTGGTCTGCCGAGGCCCGATGCGCAGCCGGTGCGTAA